A single window of Nocardia sp. NBC_01327 DNA harbors:
- a CDS encoding MinD/ParA family ATP-binding protein, whose translation MFDRFPDHPARLSSTPTDLSLLLRPAPPGAPTDVVRLHGGNGFLMWADLPPVLVVGSSGGAGTTTTALGVATAASYNYREHSPIVVDATATGGDLARRGCDAIDPAGTVQTWLNMSHRGLASTVLDSCGENSSSVGILPRGPEALPRRESYSSVHRSLCDAGCLPVYDGGSPVTNPMIAPLLSDSRIALVITLAARADAVNRLKPALIWLDDNYSEYHLAESVIVVTRQHPSDGPSVAKHIRTYLGKFVRAVTEIPYDAHLAGGGPVTWSQLAPPTRNAYRQIVNLLR comes from the coding sequence GTGTTCGACCGTTTCCCCGATCACCCGGCCCGGCTTTCCTCGACGCCGACGGACCTGTCCCTGCTGCTGCGCCCGGCCCCGCCCGGTGCGCCCACCGATGTCGTTCGCCTGCACGGCGGCAACGGTTTTCTCATGTGGGCCGACCTACCCCCGGTGCTCGTGGTGGGCAGCTCCGGCGGCGCCGGCACCACGACCACCGCCCTCGGGGTCGCCACCGCCGCGTCCTACAACTATCGCGAGCACTCCCCGATCGTGGTCGATGCCACCGCCACCGGTGGCGATCTGGCCCGGCGCGGCTGCGATGCCATCGATCCCGCGGGCACCGTGCAGACCTGGTTGAACATGAGCCACCGCGGTCTCGCCTCCACCGTGCTCGACAGCTGCGGCGAGAACAGTTCGAGTGTGGGCATCCTGCCGCGCGGGCCGGAGGCGCTGCCACGGCGGGAGAGCTACTCCTCGGTGCACCGCAGCCTCTGCGATGCGGGCTGCCTGCCCGTGTACGACGGCGGGTCTCCGGTCACCAATCCGATGATCGCGCCGCTGCTGTCGGACTCCCGGATCGCGCTGGTGATCACCCTGGCCGCACGCGCGGATGCCGTGAATCGGCTCAAGCCCGCACTGATCTGGCTCGATGACAATTACAGCGAATACCATCTCGCCGAATCGGTCATTGTCGTGACCAGGCAGCATCCCAGCGACGGCCCGAGCGTCGCCAAACACATTCGGACCTATCTGGGTAAGTTCGTGCGCGCCGTGACCGAAATTCCGTACGACGCCCACCTCGCGGGCGGCGGCCCGGTCACCTGGTCGCAGCTGGCGCCCCCGACCCGCAATGCGTACCGCCAGATCGTCAACCTGCTCCGCTAG
- a CDS encoding SDR family NAD(P)-dependent oxidoreductase, which produces MGARFDDKVVLITGGAGVIAGATAQAFADLGATVVLAGRNADTLAAAAARIPAADCRIDWVAADVTDSAQVAELVDEVVRRHGGLHIAFNSAGIFGKGAPVADLDEDVWSKVLGVNLTGVFLAMKHEIRHMRAHGGGVIVNMASNIGAHGRRPGMAAYAASKAAVSVLSRTAARDHIADGVRINAVSPGATDTPMSFRPNETRADRDARISSAVPVARVGTPAEIAAAVVWLASEESSFMVGHDLVVDGGATA; this is translated from the coding sequence ATGGGCGCACGTTTCGACGACAAGGTCGTGCTCATCACCGGCGGCGCGGGAGTGATCGCCGGTGCGACGGCGCAGGCCTTCGCCGATCTCGGAGCGACGGTGGTGCTGGCGGGCCGCAATGCCGATACGCTCGCCGCGGCCGCGGCCCGAATCCCCGCCGCCGACTGCAGGATCGACTGGGTGGCCGCGGATGTGACCGACAGCGCGCAGGTCGCGGAGCTGGTGGACGAGGTGGTGCGCCGGCACGGCGGTCTGCATATCGCGTTCAACAGTGCCGGGATCTTCGGGAAGGGCGCGCCCGTCGCCGATCTCGACGAGGACGTGTGGTCGAAGGTGCTGGGGGTCAATCTGACCGGTGTTTTCCTGGCGATGAAGCATGAAATCAGGCATATGCGCGCCCACGGCGGCGGGGTCATCGTCAATATGGCCTCCAATATCGGTGCGCACGGCAGGCGCCCGGGCATGGCCGCCTACGCCGCCTCCAAGGCCGCCGTCAGCGTCCTGAGCCGCACCGCGGCGCGCGATCACATTGCCGACGGCGTGCGGATCAATGCGGTCAGCCCGGGGGCCACCGATACTCCGATGTCCTTCCGCCCCAATGAGACCCGGGCCGATCGGGACGCCAGGATCAGTTCCGCCGTGCCCGTCGCACGGGTCGGCACACCGGCCGAGATCGCCGCCGCCGTGGTGTGGCTGGCCTCCGAGGAGTCGAGCTTCATGGTCGGCCACGATCTTGTCGTCGACGGCGGCGCGACCGCGTAG
- a CDS encoding TetR/AcrR family transcriptional regulator encodes MARTKEFDPDSVLQRALELFWERGFDATSMADLVAHLGIGKASLYATFGSKQQLYEAALQRYTELTDPQIMVELSQPGPVLPAVRGLIERYAREAGGQERPRGCLVVNSAVELAAREPGVARLVEASWAYLETTLTSALMRAKAQGELRPEADPRASARFLLVFLQGVRVLERTPDAAARLRDAAGVAIAALG; translated from the coding sequence ATGGCGAGAACCAAGGAGTTCGATCCGGACTCCGTGCTGCAGCGGGCGCTGGAACTGTTCTGGGAGCGCGGATTCGACGCGACGTCGATGGCGGACCTGGTCGCGCACCTGGGCATCGGCAAGGCCAGTCTCTATGCGACCTTCGGAAGTAAGCAGCAGCTGTACGAGGCTGCGCTGCAACGGTATACGGAGCTCACCGATCCGCAGATCATGGTGGAGCTCTCGCAGCCGGGGCCGGTGCTGCCCGCCGTGCGCGGGCTGATCGAGCGTTATGCGCGAGAAGCCGGTGGCCAGGAGCGGCCCCGCGGGTGCCTGGTGGTCAACAGCGCGGTGGAACTGGCCGCGCGGGAGCCTGGGGTGGCGCGACTGGTCGAGGCCAGTTGGGCTTATCTGGAAACAACTTTGACCTCGGCTCTCATGCGCGCCAAGGCCCAGGGCGAGCTGCGACCGGAGGCGGATCCGCGGGCATCGGCACGATTTCTGCTCGTCTTCCTCCAGGGTGTCCGGGTGCTGGAGCGGACACCGGATGCGGCGGCTCGATTGCGCGATGCGGCCGGGGTCGCCATCGCGGCACTCGGCTGA